DNA from Orbaceae bacterium lpD01:
CATTATTCACAGGTCGCGACAGCACTGAAGTGGAGCTGCAGCGTACCTATTTTTTACTGGTGGCTATCATAAAATAAAGCCGGTTAACTTGCTATCATTTAAAGTGTCACATTATGATATATGCCTGATTATAGCCGAATTATCGATAGGATGGAGAGATTATTTATCCGGTTAATAACACGGGATAATAGGATACGTTTTCATTTTGGAAAAGGAGTTGTTGAAGCAGTTGATGAGCGATGCTGATAGTGTAATACAGTAAACTCATGAGCAACGTTTGATGACGAAAATAGCGCCTCTCAGCCCGATCGACTAACCGACAATTATTCAGCTAAACTGTCAGTCTGAATATCTCACAGATTAGCATCAAGATTTTGATTAATTGATAGTAATTTACACAAGTATTCGCTTTTTGTTATCATGTTTTTTAACTTAGCAAGGTATTTTAATAGCGAGGTATTTTAATGAATTGGATAGAATCTTTTAAAAACATCATTGAGGGACACGTTTTCTGGTTAGTCCCATTATTATTAGTGATTTCACTTGTCGTCATCAGTAAGTTATTAAGTTGTCTGTTAAATTTTTTTGAAAAAAAAGGTGATTTTGCCACAAATGGCTGGCGAATTGCGATACTGAATGCGACTAAAGTCCCGTTAATTATGACCGTTTGGTTGGTAGGTATCATTATTGCTGTTCGTCATTACTTCCCTTCCGAAAATGAATATAGCGCACTTTACAAAATCATTTCGCCAACACAAAAAATAGTATTCATTGTTTTACTCAGCTGGTTTCTATTTCGTCTCATTCATAACGTTCAGTCTTATTATCTTAACCAGGCCGATAGCCAAGAGACAAATATCGATCGAACCGCTGTAGATGCCATCAGCAAAATTACAACAGTGATTGTTTTTCTAATTATGGTGCTAGGTATCATTCAAGCATTAGGTATTTCGATCACCGGATTACTGGCATTTGGTGGGGCGGCAGGGATTGCTGTTGGTTTCGCTGCACAAAATCTGGTATCTAATCTTTTTGGTGGCTTAACGGTGTTTGCCAGCCGGATCTTTAAAATAAATGATGATATTATTATCAAAGATGCAGATTTATCTGGTAAGGTTATTCATATTGGCTGGCGCTCAACGACGATTGAGGGCTGGGATGGTAAGCGTATCTACGTACCCAATTCAGTCTTTAATACCCATAACCTGATTAATAATTCTCGGCTTACTCATCGGACACTGTCACAAGATATCTTACTCAGCTACAGTGATTACTCAAAAATACAAGATGTCGTTGAGGAAGGGAATAAATGGTTATCGATGCGCGAAGATCTGAGTTATTTCGTTTTTCGCTTCAGTGAATTTGGCCAGACAGCCTTGAAAATCAATCTCTATGCTTGGGTGAAATCGGTCCCGGGTGGGGATTTTGTTCCCTATGGCGAATTTGCCAAGGCCCAAGAAGAAATTCTGATTGCGCTTGCTGATATTGCTCATCAGAAAGGATGCCATGTGCTGCCAATTAATCATGTATTAATTAACGAATTTTCCAATCCCAATGGTTAACATCGATAAAGTCAGGCGGGGAGAGAGCGTATATGGTGTTACAACTTAGCAACCAAATACGTTATCTGGGAAAAGATATCTTTTTTATATTTAACATTTCTGATGAATAACGCTGACTTACCGATCAGTCACCGGATATAATTACCATGGTAAGAATATGAGATATACTGGGATTTAGCTGCAAGAGTGATTAAACCTAGCTAAAATATTGAGGTGAAAATGGGGTGGGGAATGGTAATCAGGCGGTTGTTTTATCGGCGATTTATTTACAAAAAGATCACTCCTATCAAGTGGTCTGAATAAGATCAACATCAGGCCTTTATTTATCAATTTTATGGGCCTGGTAATATTATCGATACAACAACATATGCAATCGGCCACAATAAAACCGTATACCCTAGAGAATAAGTTGCAGATATCCTACGGTTACAGGTAACATACTCCACAACGTTTAAGGCTGATACGGCTATTGCTGTGCCGATGGTGTCAAGCCATCCACCAAGCCATCAGCCAGATAATTTCCGTAATGATTTAACCGATGTAGAGACCAAGATGACAAAACTCACCTTACAAGAGCAGATGCTCAAAGCGGGCTTAGTGACCAGTAAAAAAGTCGCCAAAGTGCAGCGAACGGCGAAAAAATCCCGCGTACAGGCGCGCGAGGCTCGCGCGGCGGTGGAAGAGAATAAACAAGCCCAGCTCGAACGTAATAAAGAACTCAGCGAACAGCAGAAACAAGCTGCCTTAGCTAAAGAGGCTCAGGCACAGGTCAAACAGCTGATTGAGATGAACCGTATCAGCCTGAGTAAAGGCGATATCGGTTTTAATTTTACGGATAATAAGCTGATTAAAAAAATCCTGGTGGATAAGCTGACGCAAAGCCAGCTTATCAGTGGTCGTCTGGCGATTGCCCGTTTGATGGCCGAGGGCAGTGGCACCAGTCAATATGCGATTATTCCGGCCAGCGTGGCTGATAAAATTGCCCAGCGCGACGCCCAGAGCATTGTGCTCAATAACGCATTGACTCAGGAAGCACTCGATGAAGATGATCCGTATGCTGATTTTAAAGTGCCGGATGATTTAATGTGGTAATGCCGCTGTGACCGCGCTTGTTGGATAAGCCATCGCTGGCGGTGGCTGATTGATCAACCGAGGGATTGCGTTATCTGTCGTGCTATCTTGCGATAAGAATTCAGACTATTTCAACCGAGGCGGTTTATTTATCGCCGCGTTTATGCTCTCATTCACTTCAATCATCTTTACATTGGATTGCGCTATTGGTGATATAATACCTGTCATCAATCAAGGAGCGGCGCGATGACAAATAGTATGTTAGACAAAGGTAGCTTAGATAAAAATACCTTAGAGACTAGTACTTTAGAGGCTAGTCCCGCACAGAACAGAGCTTTAGAAAATAGTCCTTCAGAAAACAGTCCCTTAAAAGATAATACCCTGACGCCGCATACCGCAAAAGAGAGCAGCTTAGCTGAAACGTTTCTCAGCGCGGCAGCGCAGGGACAGTTAACCTGCTTAAAACGTTGTCTTGAGATGGGCGTGGATATCAATGTGACCAACCGGCAAGGCCGCACGGCGATGATTAATGCCAGTTTGCATCAACATTATGACTGTGTGGCTTGGTTGATTGAGGCCGGTGCGGATGTAAATAAACAAGATCAAACCTGTTTTAATCCGTTTTTGCTGAGCTGCTTAAATAATGATTTAACCTTATTGCGGCTGGTGTTACCCGCACAACCTAATCTGGACTTGTTAACTCGTTTTGGCGGCGTTGGACTCACGCCAGCTTGTGAAAAAGGTCATATTGCGATTGTGCGTGAACTACTCGAAAAAACCGACATCAATGTTAATCATACTAACTTTGTCGGCTGGACGCCGTTACTCGAAGCGATTGTGCTGAATGATGGCGGCGAGACACAGCAACAGATCGTGCAGCTGCTGTTAAGCCATGGCGCCAATCCGCATATGACTGATAAATATGGTAAAACGCCTTTAACGCTTGCGCAAGAGAAGGGCTACCACAATATTGCTCAGTTACTGATCGCGGCGGGGGCCTAATCCAGTCAGACTGATTTGTCCAGAAGGTCAAGCGCCAAGTGTGGTATCGATTGTCAACCATCATCAGCGGCAATCATCGCTAACGGGATCGGTCACCCACTTTTTATTGCCATGCAGGCCGGTTTGGTGTCGGTCTTTATGCGGCACTAAAAGCCCAGCTGGTGAGAATATTGCGTCATTCAAATAGTTTTGCTTATCCCAGATAGCGATCTGACAGCGATCACGGCAGACTGCAATCAGCAGTGATCGTTGTCTGGGTGATATCAACACGTATCAGGCTGGCATCTCAACGATGACTGACGTCATGCGCCAGTGATTAAGCATCTCACGCAGGATCAGTAACGTTAAGGTAAATTCGCTGGTGATGGGCAACTTATCCAGGCTGGCCGGTCTGCCGTGAATAATATCGGCCAGTCGGTTAAACAGATCTTCTACTTGTTTAAGGGTGATTTCACAACTCGGTTTGGTTTCTAAACCAAGTAGCTGCGCCATCAGCTGAATCTGCGGATTATGAGTGTGTAACTGGCCCGCTGGCGGCAATTTGGCATACAGCGGCATAATCTGATCTTCAATCTGCATAATCGCCGTTTCGGTTTCCCGCGGTGAAGCCGGCAGCTGTTTTAAGGGATTACCGATAATGGTCTGGTTACCGATCGGCACATTAAGCTGCTGACCCGCAAAATAGAGGGTGGTTTGCTGCGGCTCAATGGTCAGTTCGATAGCGGTTTTCTGGGTCATACTCAATGTCGGCTTATAATGGCGTAAAGCCGATCACGTTAGCCGAAAAGCGGCTGTTTGGCAACTAAATCTTATTTGACCCACATAACCTTGGTCGGCGCAGCTAAGTTATACCGCCAGCGTGGATTTTTATCACAATGGTTTGGGCACGGTCACGGAGATAAATACCGCCGAGATTACGCTATTTACCGCGCAAATTGCGCAAATTGACGCTTATACCAGTGCCTTAATTGCCTCGGTAGATTTGGCCTTTTCCCTTGGTGAGCTCGGCCAAGCGATACCTTCATTTTAAAAGGGCATCCGACCATATCAGGGACGGGTATTCAGGCCTGTAGGTATTGAGGAATCGTATTAAGGGACTTGAATAAAGGGACTATTCTTAAGGAACTGTCATTAAGGAACTGTTATTAAAGAACCATTATTAAGGAACGAGTATTAAGAAACCAGTATTAAGAAACGGGTATTAAGGATAGTAAGAATACAATTTTTGGGTTCATGCTATGTTACGCGTGTTATCAGATAAAGGTTCGGGCAAAACCGGTCTTTGTGAGGTTGAATGAGTGATTAAAAGTCCATTCAGGCGGCCAACTCGACGGGTTAAAAAATTCGTTCAAATCAACTTTGTATTGCGGCGCGATCGCGTATAATAAATCGTTATCTACTTATCAGGAGTCAACCGTGCCAAAGCGTGATGAACAGGCCTTAAATCAGTTATTAACCGTGATGAAGCGTCTGCGTGATCCTCAGACTGGCTGTGAATGGGATCGGGTACAGACCTTTGCGTCGATTGTGCCTTATACCTTAGAAGAGACCTATGAGGTACTCGATGCGATTGCGCGTCAGGATTTCGCCGAGTTGAAAGTTGAACTGGGCGATCTGCTCTATCAAATAATATTTTATGCTGAGATGGCCGATGAGCAAGGCTTTTTCCATTTTTATGATGTTTGTCAGGCGATAACCGATAAGCTGATACGGCGACACCCGCATATCTTTGCCGGTGAAACCCTACCTGCCGATAAGCAGTGGGAGCAGCGTAAACAGCAGGAAAGAGCCGAGAAGCAGCAGTTTTCTGTACTTGATGATATTCCGCACACCTTACCGGCATTAATGCGCGCCGAAAAGATTCAAAAACGCTGTGCCAGTGTCGGGTTTGATTGGGAAACCCTAGGTCCGGTGGTGGCTAAGGTGAAAGAGGAGCTGGCGGAAGTGATGGCCGAAGTTAATCAACCGGTGGTCGATCAAGAGAAGGTCACCGAGGAGGTGGGCGATTTACTGTTTGCCGTGGTTAATTTATCTCGTCATCTGGGACAAAAAGCCGAAACGACCTTGCAACAAGCCAATCAAAAATTTGAAGCGCGTTTCAGACAGGTTGAGCAGATTATCGCCGCGCAGCAGATAACCATGCAAGATGCCTCGTTAGCGCAGATGGAAGCGGCCTGGCAGCAAGTGAAAGCTCAGGAAAAAGGTGAATAACCTGTCGATTTGCATCAGTGGCAACTGACGCTAAACGTAATGTGTTAGATTGATTTGAACGGCCAGCGTATCTGGCGGGATCAATCAATTGCCGGATGTGCGAGCAGCCAGACATGACGCTGAGGCTAAATCAGGGTAGAATAAGCCAAAATAGTATTTATAGATGATGACAAATAGGTGTTGATGATTATGGCAACGGTAAAAAATGAGTTATTTGAAGAGATTAATGCTTGGTCAAACAACGCGGTATTAAATAGTCCAGCGTGGAGTTTAAATCAGCTCGATTATAGTGAAAAAAGTGTCAGTGCTGTTGAGATTATTATCGATGAGATCTCAGCAAAACATCATGAGATTTCCGAAGAGCAGCTCGATATGTTGGCGCAAGAGTACGGCTGTTATCTGCTGATAACAGCCTGGCGCCTGTATGGGGGTGAGTTTTACTGGAATGAAGATCTGCAGCAACCGATGCTGATTGTCGGTGAACCTGAGACCTGCATTATCCTGTTAACTTGGCAAAAAGTGAAAGGTCGCCTGCTGGGTGACAAAGTCGATCATTTAGGCTATTTCTTTGAGCAGTTCTCACTCGATGCCAAAGCCACTGAGTCGGGTAAACAAGTGTTATATATGTAATTGATATCGGTGATCTGGATAGGTCATCCGCACTAAATCAAGCCATGTTTGTCGAAAAGGATTGCTATGTACTTAAAGCGTGTTGAGATTGTCGGTTTTCGGGGTATCAATCAGCTGGTATTAGATATCGATCCTAATCAGATGATGCTCACTGGCGAGAATACCTGGGGAAAATCGAGTTTACTCGGCGCGCTGTCATTACTGTCGCCTGAGCAGCTAGATTATCCGTTTACCGCCCGAGATTTTTATCAGCCAACGCCTGATCAGCCAGCGCCGGCCGAACAGGCGTTGCCGTCACAGCGGGCAACGCTGAGTTTTACCTTTGCAGAAAAACAGTCGGGGCAGTGGCAAAGTCCGATTTATCAGCTGTTTGAGCCGGTTGCTGAAGTGGCTGAAGAGGGCCTGAAACAGTTGACCTATCAAATCCTGGCGACCCGCACCTCTGCCAATGATATCGTGATGGCCTACCATTTTTTAGATCGGCAAGGTCAGGTCATGGCGACAGATGCCCAGCTAGCCGAACGTCGCCAGTATCTGGTGCGACTAAGCCCGGTGATGCGCCTAAAAAATCCTTTGCAGCATGAGATGAAAGGGGTTTCCCCGGAAATCCTCTCTGATCACTATCTGGAGTTACTCTCACATCAGCTTAAAGCAGCACAGACTAGCCTCAGTGGCGATGACGTATTTAAGGGATTACAGGTGGCGCGCGCGTTAATGTCCTATTATCTGGTTGATAGCCATCAACGCGATAAACTGAAACGGCAGGCACCGCTGGGTTACCAGCCGAGTTTAACTGACTGGAATGTACTTGATCGCTTTAATCATGCACTGGATGGTTTAGAGGACGAGTATACCCGGTTAAGTTTATTAGCGGTGTTTACTGGTTTACTGTGCTCTGAAGAGGGTCAGGCCTGGTCAGCCGCTGCGATGCCGATTTTATTGTTAGAAGAGCCGGAAAGTCAGCTGCATCCGATTATTTTGTCAGTCGCGATGCATCTGCTTGGTCACCTGCCGGTACAAAAGATTATTACCACCAACTCCAGTGACACGCTGGCGCTGGCGGAGCTGATGCAGATTTATCGCCTAAAGCGCTATCCAGACTATATTGAAGCCAAACATGTCAACGAGAAATCTCTGGGACATAGTGATGTGCGCCGGATTAAATTTCATATTCTCTATCGACGTTCGGCAGCGCTGTTTGCCCGTACCTGGTTATTGGTTGAAGGTGAGACCGAGGTGTGGATTTTACGCGAACTGGCGGAACAAGCGGGCTATTACCTGAACTCTGAAGGGGTACAGATCATTGAGTTTGCGCAGTGTGGCCTGAAACCACTGATAAAATATGCCCAGCAGATGGGCATTCACTGGCATGTGTTGACGGATGGTGATCAAGCCGGTAAAAAATATGCCGACACCGTGCGATCGCTCTGTCCGCAGGAGCGCCAGCTGGATGATTATTTAACGGTGTTGCCGGCTAAAGATATGGAAAACTTTATGTTCCGGCATGGCTTTAGCCATATCTATAAAATGATGGCCTGTGGCACCACCGCCCATATTGATATGCCGATCTCCCGTATTATTCAAAAAGCCATTCATAAATCGTCTAAACCGGATTTAGCCGTAGCCATTTGTGATGACGCCAGAGCCAGAGGACTGCAAGCTATCCCTAATCTGTTTAAGCAGATGTTTGCCCGAATTGTAAAATCTTCTTAACAGGATCTTTTAACTATCTTAATAGATAATCAAACCGCGGAAGCCGTAAAATAGCCGGATTGCGATAAGGGACACGATCTCTGGCAGTTTGTTGCGATAGATGACGATAAAAAGAACATAGAGTAACTGAAATCTGGCATAATGTGGGGCGATGTCTGCAATGGTATAACGTCGATTTAATGTAATTTTCATTGTCGCCAATTCTGCTTTCTGTTAAACTAATATCCCGTCTGATAAGTTTAAAACGAGCCCTTTTTTGGGGCATTATTCATCTCAACGTTAATCGGTTTATTATGGTCACAAATTATATTTTTGTTACAGGCGGCGTCGTTTCCTCGCTAGGTAAAGGTATTGCTGCAGCTTCATTGGCGGCAATTTTAGAAGCGCGTGGCTTAAAAGTCACCATGCTAAAACTTGATCCTTATATCAATGTGGATCCAGGCACTATGAGTCCTATTCAGCACGGCGAAGTATTTGTGACTGAAGATGGTGCTGAGACGGATCTCGATCTTGGTCATTATGAGCGTTTTATCCGCACTAAAATGACCCGCAAAAATAATTTCACTACCGGTCGCATCTATTCTGACGTGTTAAGAAAAGAGCGTCGTGGCGACTATCTGGGTGCTACCGTGCAAGTGATTCCGCATATAACCAATGCGATCAAAGATCGGGTGATCGAAGGCGCAAAAGGCTTTGATGTGGCGATTGTCGAAATCGGCGGTACGGTTGGTGATATTGAATCACTGCCATTCTTAGAAGCGATTCGTCAGTTAGCGGTGAATGTGGGCCGTGAACATACCCTATTTATGCATTTAACCCTGGTGCCTTATTTAGCCGCTTCAGGGGAAGTGAAAACTAAGCCAACGCAGCACTCGGTGAAAGAGTTGCTATCAATTGGTATCCAACCTGATATTCTGATTTGTCGTTCAGATCGCGTAGTACCGGCTAATGAACGCGCTAAAATTGCCCTATTTTGTAATGTACCGGAAAAAGCGGTTATCTCATTAAAAGATGTCGATTCTATCTATAAAATCCCAGCACTACTCAAATCACAAGGTTTAGATGACTACGTCTGTTCGCGTTTTCACTTAACTTGCCCGGAAGCTAATTTGGCAGAGTGGGAACAGGTAATTTATGAAGAAGCCAATCCGGTTGGTGAAGTCACTATTGGTATGGTCGGTAAATATATTGAATTACCGGATGCTTATAAATCAGTGAATGAAGCCTTAAAACATGGTGGCTTAAAAAATCGTATTACCGTACATATTCGTTATATTGATTCAGAAGATGTCGAAGCTCGTGGCGCAGAGTTGCTGCATGGTTTAGATGGTATCTTAATCCCTGGTGGTTTTGGTTACCGTGGCGTGGAAGGCAAGATTTTAGCGGCGCGTTATGCCCGTGAACAGAAAATTCCTTATTTAGGCATCTGCTTAGGGATGCAAGTTGCCTTAATTGAGTTTGCCCGTAATGTGGCTGGTTTGGCGCAGGCTAATTCGACTGAGTTTGTCAAAGATACGCCGATGCCCGTCGTCGGTCTGATTACTGAGTGGAGCGATGAAGCCGGCAATGTTGAACACCGTTCAGAGACCAGTGACTTAGGTGGTACTATGCGTTTAGGCGGCCAAATCTGTCATTTAGAACCGAATACACGCGTTCGCGATATGTATCAGAAAGAGTCGATTGTTGAGCGCCATCGTCACCGTTATGAAGTGAATAACAATCTGTTGCCAAAAATTGTGGCAGCTGGTTTGAAGGTAACCGGTTTATCGACTGATAGAAAACTAGTTGAAATAATTGAAAATCCTGATCATCCTTGGTTTGTTGCGTGTCAGTTCCACCCGGAATTTACCTCAACACCACGTGACGGACATCCGTTATTTACCAGCTTTATTAAAGCAGCAAAAGAGTATGGTCAGCACAAAGACTAACAGCAGAATTATTTTTTAATTTTTTACTATGTCATAATAGAGGAAAGTACACATGGCAAAAATCGTTAAAGTATTAGGTCGCGAAGTGATCGATTCACGCGGTAACCCAACTGTTGAAGCAGAAGTTCATTTAGAAGGTGGTTATGTTGGTTTAGCTATCGTTCCATCTGGGGCATCGACTGGTTCACGTGAAGCATTAG
Protein-coding regions in this window:
- a CDS encoding mechanosensitive ion channel family protein, with the protein product MNWIESFKNIIEGHVFWLVPLLLVISLVVISKLLSCLLNFFEKKGDFATNGWRIAILNATKVPLIMTVWLVGIIIAVRHYFPSENEYSALYKIISPTQKIVFIVLLSWFLFRLIHNVQSYYLNQADSQETNIDRTAVDAISKITTVIVFLIMVLGIIQALGISITGLLAFGGAAGIAVGFAAQNLVSNLFGGLTVFASRIFKINDDIIIKDADLSGKVIHIGWRSTTIEGWDGKRIYVPNSVFNTHNLINNSRLTHRTLSQDILLSYSDYSKIQDVVEEGNKWLSMREDLSYFVFRFSEFGQTALKINLYAWVKSVPGGDFVPYGEFAKAQEEILIALADIAHQKGCHVLPINHVLINEFSNPNG
- a CDS encoding DUF2058 domain-containing protein, with the protein product MTKLTLQEQMLKAGLVTSKKVAKVQRTAKKSRVQAREARAAVEENKQAQLERNKELSEQQKQAALAKEAQAQVKQLIEMNRISLSKGDIGFNFTDNKLIKKILVDKLTQSQLISGRLAIARLMAEGSGTSQYAIIPASVADKIAQRDAQSIVLNNALTQEALDEDDPYADFKVPDDLMW
- a CDS encoding ankyrin repeat domain-containing protein: MTNSMLDKGSLDKNTLETSTLEASPAQNRALENSPSENSPLKDNTLTPHTAKESSLAETFLSAAAQGQLTCLKRCLEMGVDINVTNRQGRTAMINASLHQHYDCVAWLIEAGADVNKQDQTCFNPFLLSCLNNDLTLLRLVLPAQPNLDLLTRFGGVGLTPACEKGHIAIVRELLEKTDINVNHTNFVGWTPLLEAIVLNDGGETQQQIVQLLLSHGANPHMTDKYGKTPLTLAQEKGYHNIAQLLIAAGA
- the mazG gene encoding nucleoside triphosphate pyrophosphohydrolase, which gives rise to MPKRDEQALNQLLTVMKRLRDPQTGCEWDRVQTFASIVPYTLEETYEVLDAIARQDFAELKVELGDLLYQIIFYAEMADEQGFFHFYDVCQAITDKLIRRHPHIFAGETLPADKQWEQRKQQERAEKQQFSVLDDIPHTLPALMRAEKIQKRCASVGFDWETLGPVVAKVKEELAEVMAEVNQPVVDQEKVTEEVGDLLFAVVNLSRHLGQKAETTLQQANQKFEARFRQVEQIIAAQQITMQDASLAQMEAAWQQVKAQEKGE
- a CDS encoding DUF2813 domain-containing protein, producing MYLKRVEIVGFRGINQLVLDIDPNQMMLTGENTWGKSSLLGALSLLSPEQLDYPFTARDFYQPTPDQPAPAEQALPSQRATLSFTFAEKQSGQWQSPIYQLFEPVAEVAEEGLKQLTYQILATRTSANDIVMAYHFLDRQGQVMATDAQLAERRQYLVRLSPVMRLKNPLQHEMKGVSPEILSDHYLELLSHQLKAAQTSLSGDDVFKGLQVARALMSYYLVDSHQRDKLKRQAPLGYQPSLTDWNVLDRFNHALDGLEDEYTRLSLLAVFTGLLCSEEGQAWSAAAMPILLLEEPESQLHPIILSVAMHLLGHLPVQKIITTNSSDTLALAELMQIYRLKRYPDYIEAKHVNEKSLGHSDVRRIKFHILYRRSAALFARTWLLVEGETEVWILRELAEQAGYYLNSEGVQIIEFAQCGLKPLIKYAQQMGIHWHVLTDGDQAGKKYADTVRSLCPQERQLDDYLTVLPAKDMENFMFRHGFSHIYKMMACGTTAHIDMPISRIIQKAIHKSSKPDLAVAICDDARARGLQAIPNLFKQMFARIVKSS
- the pyrG gene encoding CTP synthase (glutamine hydrolyzing); this translates as MVTNYIFVTGGVVSSLGKGIAAASLAAILEARGLKVTMLKLDPYINVDPGTMSPIQHGEVFVTEDGAETDLDLGHYERFIRTKMTRKNNFTTGRIYSDVLRKERRGDYLGATVQVIPHITNAIKDRVIEGAKGFDVAIVEIGGTVGDIESLPFLEAIRQLAVNVGREHTLFMHLTLVPYLAASGEVKTKPTQHSVKELLSIGIQPDILICRSDRVVPANERAKIALFCNVPEKAVISLKDVDSIYKIPALLKSQGLDDYVCSRFHLTCPEANLAEWEQVIYEEANPVGEVTIGMVGKYIELPDAYKSVNEALKHGGLKNRITVHIRYIDSEDVEARGAELLHGLDGILIPGGFGYRGVEGKILAARYAREQKIPYLGICLGMQVALIEFARNVAGLAQANSTEFVKDTPMPVVGLITEWSDEAGNVEHRSETSDLGGTMRLGGQICHLEPNTRVRDMYQKESIVERHRHRYEVNNNLLPKIVAAGLKVTGLSTDRKLVEIIENPDHPWFVACQFHPEFTSTPRDGHPLFTSFIKAAKEYGQHKD